In the genome of Holophagales bacterium, the window GCACGAGCACGACGAGGGGTGGTTCCAGCGCCTGCGCCGCTACTACGGCGTCCACCTCGCCGACGCGATGGACCACCGGCGCGGACGCTCGGCGTCGCGCTCGCGGTCGTCGTCGTGGCGCTCGCCTCGATCCCGTTCCTCGGGAGCGAGTTCATGCCGCGCCTCGACGAGGGGGCGATCCTGATCGAGTCGCGCAAGCTCCCGTCCGTTTCGCTGCCGGAGTCGGTGGAGATCTCGACGAAGCTGGAGCGGATCGTCGCGACCTTCCCCGAGGTGAAGCAGGTCGTCACGAAGATCGGCCGGCCCGACGTCGCCACCGAGGCGATGGGGATCTACCAGGGGGACGTCTACGTCAACCTCCACCCGCGCGACGAGTGGAAGAGCCGGTGGACGAAGGAGAGCTGATCGACGCGATGGCCGTCGCGCTCGCCGACCTGCCCGGGGTGACGATCAACTTCACGCAGCCGATGGCGATGCGCCTCGACGAGGTCGTGTCGGGCGTTAAGGCCGACGTGGCCGTGAAGGTCTTCGGGCCCGACAACCCGACTCTCGAGAAGCTCGGCGAGGAGATCCGGCGCGTCCTCGAGACGGTCCGCGGCGCCGCGGACCTGCAGGTCGAGGTGCTCTCCCGGGGCCGCGCAGGTGCAGATCGACCTCGACCGCGCGCGGATGGCCCGCTACGGCCTCAACGTCGCCGACGTGCGGACCTCGTCGAGACGGCCATCGGCGGGGCCACCGCCACCGAGATCCTCGACGGCCCGCGGCGCTTCGCCGTCGTCGTGCGCTTCCCGGACGAGCTGCGCCGGAGCCCGGAGGCGATCGCGTCGATCCTGCTGACCGCTCCCGGCGGCGAGAAGGTGCCGCTCGGCAACGTGGCGCGCATCGCGACGCCCCAGGGCCCCGAGGCGATCAGCCACGAGTCGGGGCAGCGCCGGCTCGTCGTCCAGACGAACGTCCGCGGCCGCGACATCGGCAGCTACGTGGCCGAG includes:
- a CDS encoding efflux RND transporter permease subunit, whose product is MDEGELIDAMAVALADLPGVTINFTQPMAMRLDEVVSGVKADVAVKVFGPDNPTLEKLGEEIRRVLETVRGAADLQVEVLSRGRAGADRPRPRADGPLRPQRRRRADLVETAIGGATATEILDGPRRFAVVVRFPDELRRSPEAIASILLTAPGGEKVPLGNVARIATPQGPEAISHESGQRRLVVQTNVRGRDIGSYVAEGQKLVRAKVTMPSGYHAEWGGQFENQARATKRLMIVIPASLAIIFLLLFLTFRLARQAALVILNVPFALVGGVAALWLRGLNLNLSASVGLHRPLRRRGPERRRDDHVDEPPARGGATWSCGLRS